A genomic segment from Flavobacterium litorale encodes:
- a CDS encoding amidophosphoribosyltransferase has protein sequence MSDAIKHECGIALLRLLKPLDYYKQKYGSAFYGIQKMYLLMEKQHNRGQDGAGFASIKMDVQPGQRYISRVRSNQQQPIQDIFKQINERISDELVAHPEYNNNTELLKNQVPYVGEVYLGHVRYGTFGKNSIESVHPFLRQNNWMHRNLIVAGNFNMTNVKELFDSLVELGQHPKELADTVTVMEKIGHFLDEEVADLYKESKKEGYSKQEASAVISERLNVQRILQRASKNWDGGYAMAGLFGHGDSFVFRDPAGIRPAYYYQDDEIAVVASERPVIQTTFNVPFDEVKELEPGKAIIIKKDGSVSVQEIIPPVTKKACSFERIYFSRGSDAEIYQERKELGKLILPQVLKAINNDTDNAVFSYIPNTAETSFFGLVEAAQDFLNTRKNNHILENRHTLTEETLKELLSVKIRTEKIAIKDAKLRTFITEDSSRDDLVAHVYDVTYGVIQPKDNLVIIDDSIVRGTTLKKSIIKMMDRLNPKRIVVVSSAPQIRYPDCYGIDMAKLEGLVAFQAALALLKERGMEHIVHEVYKKSKEQENTPDADVVNYVKEFYAPFTDDEISDKIAELLVTDDIKAEVKVIFQNVANLHKACPKNLGDWYFTGNYPTPGGNRVVNRAFINFYEGNDARAY, from the coding sequence ATGAGCGACGCTATTAAACACGAATGCGGTATTGCGCTTTTAAGGTTATTAAAACCCTTAGATTATTACAAACAAAAATACGGGTCTGCTTTTTACGGCATACAAAAAATGTATTTGCTTATGGAAAAGCAGCACAACCGCGGGCAAGACGGTGCTGGTTTTGCAAGTATTAAAATGGATGTGCAACCTGGGCAACGCTACATTAGTAGGGTGCGCTCCAACCAACAGCAACCCATACAAGATATTTTTAAGCAAATTAACGAGCGTATAAGTGATGAGCTGGTAGCCCACCCAGAGTACAATAACAATACAGAGTTGCTTAAAAACCAAGTACCCTACGTAGGCGAGGTATACCTTGGGCACGTGCGCTACGGTACATTCGGGAAAAACAGTATAGAGAGCGTACACCCGTTTTTACGCCAAAACAACTGGATGCACCGTAACCTTATTGTAGCAGGTAATTTTAACATGACCAACGTAAAGGAACTGTTTGATAGCCTTGTAGAGCTAGGGCAGCACCCTAAGGAGCTTGCCGATACGGTAACGGTTATGGAAAAAATAGGGCACTTTTTAGATGAAGAGGTTGCCGATTTATACAAAGAATCTAAAAAAGAAGGCTACAGCAAACAAGAAGCCTCAGCAGTAATATCCGAAAGGTTAAATGTACAACGCATATTACAACGCGCCTCTAAAAACTGGGATGGTGGCTATGCAATGGCAGGACTATTTGGTCATGGCGATAGCTTTGTATTCCGCGACCCAGCGGGCATACGCCCAGCCTACTATTACCAAGACGACGAAATTGCTGTAGTAGCATCCGAGCGCCCTGTAATACAAACCACATTTAACGTACCGTTTGATGAAGTTAAGGAGCTAGAACCTGGTAAAGCCATTATTATTAAAAAAGATGGAAGCGTATCGGTACAAGAAATTATACCACCCGTAACCAAAAAAGCCTGTTCGTTTGAGCGTATTTACTTTTCGCGCGGTAGCGATGCCGAAATATACCAAGAGCGTAAAGAGCTGGGCAAACTAATACTACCACAAGTATTAAAGGCTATAAATAACGATACCGATAATGCAGTGTTTAGTTATATACCTAATACCGCCGAAACATCGTTTTTTGGATTGGTAGAGGCGGCGCAAGACTTTTTAAATACCCGAAAAAACAACCATATACTCGAAAACAGGCATACCCTAACCGAAGAAACCCTAAAAGAGTTACTATCGGTAAAAATACGTACCGAAAAAATAGCCATAAAAGATGCTAAGCTCCGTACGTTTATAACAGAGGATAGTAGCCGAGACGATTTGGTGGCACACGTGTACGATGTTACCTATGGCGTTATACAACCCAAAGATAACCTAGTTATTATAGACGATAGTATAGTACGGGGTACTACGCTAAAAAAGAGCATCATTAAAATGATGGACAGGCTAAACCCCAAACGTATTGTAGTAGTATCGTCGGCACCACAAATACGCTACCCCGATTGTTATGGTATAGATATGGCAAAGCTAGAAGGGCTTGTAGCTTTCCAAGCGGCTTTAGCATTGCTTAAAGAGCGCGGTATGGAGCATATAGTACACGAGGTGTACAAAAAATCTAAAGAGCAGGAAAACACACCCGATGCCGATGTAGTAAACTACGTAAAAGAGTTTTATGCACCGTTTACCGACGACGAGATTTCGGATAAAATAGCAGAGTTACTAGTAACCGATGATATTAAAGCAGAGGTAAAAGTAATTTTCCAGAATGTTGCCAATTTGCATAAAGCGTGCCCTAAAAACTTGGGCGACTGGTACTTTACAGGCAATTACCCTACACCAGGAGGCAATAGGGTAGTAAATAGAGCTTTTATTAACTTTTACGAAGGAAATGATGCACGTGCGTATTAA
- a CDS encoding PfkB family carbohydrate kinase, whose translation MNKLLIVGTVAFDAIETPFGKTDKILGGAGTYIGLSASFFNLQSAIVSVVGEDFPQEYIDLLTERNIDISGLEVVKGGKTFFWSGRYHNDLNSRDTLDTQLNVLADFKPVVPQDYKNADVVLLGNLHPLVQSSVLDQMEETPKLVVLDTMNFWMDCALPELLEVIKRVDVITINDEEARQLTGEYSLVKAAAKIHTMGPEYVVIKKGEHGALLFHKKEVFFAPALPLEEVFDPTGAGDTFAGGFAGYITQSENISFENMKNAIIHGSNMASFCVEKFGTERLVSLERDEVLQRLQQFKSLTQFDISLEEEE comes from the coding sequence ATGAATAAATTACTGATTGTAGGTACGGTAGCATTCGATGCCATAGAAACACCTTTTGGAAAAACAGATAAAATTTTAGGAGGTGCAGGCACGTACATCGGGCTATCCGCATCGTTCTTTAACCTACAATCGGCAATAGTATCGGTAGTAGGCGAAGATTTCCCACAGGAATACATCGACTTGCTTACCGAGCGCAATATTGATATTTCGGGACTAGAAGTTGTAAAAGGCGGTAAAACCTTTTTCTGGAGCGGGCGTTACCATAACGACTTAAACTCGCGCGATACACTAGATACCCAACTTAACGTACTGGCAGATTTTAAACCTGTAGTACCCCAAGATTATAAAAATGCAGACGTAGTATTACTGGGTAACCTACACCCATTAGTACAAAGCAGTGTGTTAGACCAAATGGAAGAAACTCCGAAGCTAGTAGTACTAGATACCATGAACTTTTGGATGGACTGCGCACTACCCGAATTACTAGAGGTAATTAAAAGAGTAGATGTTATTACCATAAACGACGAAGAGGCACGCCAACTAACAGGCGAATACTCGTTAGTAAAAGCAGCCGCCAAAATACACACTATGGGACCCGAGTATGTAGTAATTAAAAAAGGCGAACACGGTGCACTACTCTTCCACAAAAAAGAAGTATTTTTTGCACCAGCACTACCTTTAGAGGAAGTGTTTGACCCTACTGGGGCAGGCGATACCTTTGCAGGCGGTTTTGCAGGCTACATTACACAAAGCGAAAACATATCGTTCGAGAACATGAAAAACGCTATTATACACGGCTCCAACATGGCATCGTTTTGTGTAGAAAAATTTGGCACAGAGCGTTTGGTAAGCCTAGAGCGCGACGAGGTGTTACAACGCCTACAACAATTTAAATCACTTACCCAGTTTGATATATCGCTGGAAGAAGAAGAATAA
- the pyk gene encoding pyruvate kinase, with protein MPTRKKTKVVATLGPACSTKETIKAMIDAGVNVFRINFSHADYTDVTERIKIIRALNDEYGYNTSILGDLQGPKLRVGVMKNDVVVAPGDVITFQTAEDEPGTADRVYMNYKEFPNDVNAGERILLDDGKLIFEVIETNKTTEVKAKVIQGGPLKSKKGVNLPNTKVSLPALTQKDVKDAIFAVKERVDWIALSFVRTPEDLMELQDLIAEHSDHKIPIIAKIEKPEAVENIDKIVAYCDGLMVARGDLGVEVPAQEVPLIQKKLVNRAKTARIPVIIATQMMETMITSLTPTRAEVNDVANSVMDGADAVMLSGETSVGNYPVQVIETMTQIIEAVEDSPMISVPQNVPHVRTKRFITKSICYHAAQMANDIRAKAISTLTNSGYTAFQISAWRPQAHVLVFTSNKAILTQMSLLWGVNAFYYDEFRSTDETVEDVNAIAREKGFVEKGDMLINLAAMPVVNKGMVNTLRVSEIE; from the coding sequence ATGCCAACAAGAAAAAAAACCAAAGTTGTAGCTACACTAGGTCCTGCTTGTAGTACTAAGGAAACAATCAAAGCAATGATTGATGCTGGTGTAAACGTATTCAGAATCAACTTTTCACATGCCGATTATACCGATGTAACCGAGCGCATAAAAATAATACGAGCCTTAAACGACGAGTACGGCTATAACACCTCTATACTTGGCGACCTGCAGGGGCCTAAACTACGCGTAGGTGTAATGAAGAATGATGTAGTAGTAGCCCCTGGCGATGTAATAACATTCCAAACCGCCGAAGATGAACCAGGTACTGCCGATAGGGTATATATGAATTATAAAGAATTCCCTAACGATGTAAATGCAGGCGAGCGTATTTTGCTAGACGATGGTAAACTTATTTTTGAGGTAATTGAAACCAACAAAACCACCGAGGTAAAAGCCAAAGTAATACAAGGCGGTCCGTTAAAATCTAAAAAAGGCGTAAACCTACCCAACACAAAAGTATCGTTACCCGCCCTTACCCAAAAAGATGTTAAGGATGCCATATTTGCGGTTAAGGAGCGTGTAGACTGGATTGCACTATCGTTTGTACGAACGCCAGAAGACCTTATGGAGTTGCAAGACCTTATTGCGGAACACTCCGACCATAAAATTCCGATTATTGCCAAAATAGAAAAACCAGAGGCAGTAGAAAATATTGATAAAATTGTTGCCTATTGTGATGGGCTTATGGTAGCTAGGGGCGACCTTGGTGTAGAAGTACCCGCACAAGAAGTACCACTAATACAAAAAAAGCTGGTAAACCGTGCCAAAACAGCACGCATACCTGTAATTATTGCCACCCAAATGATGGAAACAATGATTACAAGCCTAACACCAACACGAGCAGAGGTAAACGATGTAGCCAACTCGGTTATGGATGGGGCAGATGCCGTAATGCTATCGGGCGAAACATCCGTAGGAAATTATCCTGTACAGGTAATAGAAACCATGACGCAGATTATTGAGGCGGTAGAAGATTCGCCCATGATTAGTGTACCACAAAATGTACCCCACGTGCGTACCAAACGCTTTATTACCAAATCCATTTGTTACCACGCTGCCCAAATGGCAAACGATATTAGGGCAAAAGCCATTAGCACACTAACCAATAGTGGCTATACCGCATTCCAAATATCGGCATGGCGACCACAAGCACACGTATTGGTATTTACATCCAACAAAGCCATACTAACCCAAATGAGTTTGCTATGGGGCGTAAATGCCTTTTATTATGATGAGTTCCGTAGTACCGATGAAACCGTAGAAGATGTTAACGCCATAGCCCGCGAAAAAGGCTTTGTAGAAAAAGGCGATATGCTAATAAACCTTGCAGCAATGCCCGTAGTAAACAAAGGTATGGTAAACACACTACGTGTTAGCGAAATAGAATAG
- a CDS encoding IPExxxVDY family protein, with translation MAIHKIQIDDFVTIDYELIAIHSSTEDYRLAYFINQTLQILLEKSTKDISVTSAKAEGCFSRFFFEDADTGVVWDFIQNKTTRAITKTTSTSNASLFSEAEIAITASSSLLPELKKVDYILKVENVPSSFKPNAVVNQLLGIKHITTAYTIDHDKLKSKNNLIF, from the coding sequence ATGGCTATTCACAAAATACAAATCGACGATTTTGTAACGATTGATTATGAATTAATTGCCATTCATTCTTCTACAGAAGATTACAGGCTTGCCTATTTTATAAACCAAACGTTACAAATACTGCTCGAAAAAAGCACTAAAGATATTAGCGTAACATCTGCCAAAGCAGAAGGCTGCTTTTCCAGATTTTTTTTTGAAGATGCTGATACAGGAGTTGTTTGGGATTTTATACAAAACAAAACTACCCGAGCCATTACAAAAACAACCAGTACCAGTAACGCATCTTTATTTAGCGAAGCCGAAATAGCTATAACAGCAAGCAGTAGCCTGTTACCCGAATTAAAAAAGGTAGATTATATACTTAAAGTAGAAAATGTACCCTCGTCCTTTAAGCCCAATGCCGTAGTAAACCAATTACTGGGTATTAAGCACATAACCACTGCCTACACAATTGATCACGATAAACTCAAATCTAAAAACAATCTAATTTTTTAA
- the rnc gene encoding ribonuclease III — protein sequence MGVIKKIFNKSRPSNEKDGIFFDEMKKLLGFKPIALSHYRRAFTHRSSNKTDAQGNPINYERLEFLGDAMLGSVIAAHLFTEAPTGDEGYLTKMRSKIVSREHLNELGRDLDLISWVESNVAPQHFGENIHGNLFEAFIGAIYLDRGFTYCEKFIHKKVIGPYVDIARLEGKVISYKSLLIEWCQKEKKKFHFEVYEDNGVEGQKYFGVRLKIDGNVIAKARATSKKKSEEKASQRAYFALQEKINIK from the coding sequence ATGGGTGTAATTAAAAAAATATTCAACAAATCCCGTCCTTCTAACGAAAAAGACGGGATTTTTTTTGACGAAATGAAAAAGCTGCTTGGCTTTAAACCTATTGCACTATCCCACTACCGTAGGGCATTTACCCATCGTTCGTCCAACAAAACCGATGCACAAGGTAATCCCATAAATTATGAGCGTTTAGAGTTTTTAGGCGATGCCATGTTAGGCTCGGTAATAGCAGCCCATTTGTTTACCGAAGCCCCAACGGGCGATGAGGGTTACTTAACCAAAATGCGCTCTAAAATAGTAAGCCGTGAACATTTAAATGAGCTTGGGCGCGACCTTGATTTAATAAGTTGGGTAGAGAGCAATGTTGCACCGCAACACTTTGGCGAAAACATACACGGCAACCTTTTTGAGGCATTTATAGGCGCTATTTACCTGGATAGAGGCTTTACTTACTGCGAAAAATTTATACATAAAAAAGTTATAGGCCCCTACGTAGATATAGCACGGCTAGAGGGCAAGGTTATTAGCTACAAAAGTTTGCTAATAGAGTGGTGCCAAAAGGAGAAAAAGAAATTTCATTTTGAAGTGTACGAAGATAACGGCGTAGAAGGGCAAAAATACTTTGGTGTACGCCTAAAAATAGATGGCAATGTAATAGCAAAAGCCCGAGCCACATCCAAAAAAAAATCAGAAGAAAAAGCATCGCAACGCGCCTATTTTGCACTTCAGGAAAAAATTAACATAAAATAA
- the fabF gene encoding beta-ketoacyl-ACP synthase II, translating into MKLRRVVVTGLGALTPIGNTVQEYWEGLINGKSGAAPITYFDTTNFKTKFACEVKNFDVKDFIDRKEARKMDRYAQYAVVATDEAVKDANFDFDKLDKDKVGVIWGSGIGGLETFQEEVTNFATGNGVPKFNPFFIPKMIADIAGGHISMKYGFRGPNFTTVSACASSTNALIDAFNYIRLGHADVMVTGGSEAAVTIAGMGGFNAMHALSTRNDDPTTASRPMDKDREGFVLGEGAGSLVIEEYEHAIARGATIYCEIGGGGMSADAHHITAPHPEGLGAKNVMINCLRDAGLSPQDVDGVNMHGTSTPLGDIAESKAILEVFGEHAYTLNLNSTKSMTGHLLGAAGAIETIASILSIKHGIVPPTINHFTDDENIDPKLNFTFNKAQKRDMSVVMSNTFGFGGHNACVLIKKLEL; encoded by the coding sequence ATGAAATTAAGAAGAGTTGTAGTAACAGGATTGGGTGCACTTACCCCTATAGGCAACACCGTACAGGAGTACTGGGAGGGGCTAATTAATGGTAAAAGTGGTGCGGCTCCTATTACTTACTTTGACACTACTAACTTCAAAACCAAGTTTGCCTGCGAAGTAAAAAATTTCGATGTTAAAGATTTTATAGACAGAAAAGAGGCACGAAAAATGGATCGTTACGCACAATATGCCGTTGTTGCTACTGACGAGGCTGTTAAAGATGCTAATTTTGATTTTGATAAACTTGATAAAGATAAAGTAGGCGTTATTTGGGGTTCGGGTATTGGAGGATTGGAAACATTCCAAGAAGAAGTAACAAATTTTGCAACGGGTAACGGTGTGCCAAAATTTAACCCCTTTTTTATTCCTAAGATGATAGCCGATATAGCTGGCGGGCATATTTCGATGAAATATGGTTTTAGAGGTCCCAACTTTACCACCGTATCAGCCTGTGCATCATCTACCAATGCACTTATAGATGCCTTTAACTACATACGCCTTGGGCATGCCGATGTTATGGTAACAGGCGGTAGCGAGGCAGCAGTAACCATTGCAGGTATGGGTGGCTTTAATGCCATGCACGCACTTTCTACACGAAATGATGACCCTACTACGGCATCCCGACCTATGGATAAAGACCGCGAGGGTTTTGTACTGGGCGAAGGAGCAGGATCGTTAGTAATAGAGGAGTACGAGCATGCCATAGCACGTGGCGCAACCATATACTGCGAAATAGGCGGTGGCGGTATGAGTGCCGATGCCCACCACATTACAGCACCACACCCCGAGGGGCTAGGCGCTAAAAACGTAATGATAAACTGCTTGCGCGATGCTGGGCTAAGCCCACAAGATGTAGATGGTGTTAACATGCACGGAACATCTACCCCGTTGGGCGATATTGCCGAGAGTAAAGCCATATTGGAGGTATTTGGTGAGCATGCGTATACGCTTAACCTAAACTCAACCAAATCCATGACGGGGCACTTACTTGGTGCAGCAGGTGCTATAGAGACTATAGCCTCTATACTATCTATAAAACACGGTATTGTACCACCCACAATAAACCACTTTACAGACGACGAGAATATAGACCCTAAGCTAAACTTTACATTTAACAAAGCGCAAAAACGCGACATGAGTGTAGTAATGAGCAATACCTTTGGGTTTGGCGGGCATAATGCCTGTGTTTTAATTAAAAAACTCGAACTGTAA
- a CDS encoding acyl carrier protein, translated as MSDIASRVKAIIVDKLGVDENEVVSEASFTNDLGADSLDTVELIMEFEKEFDIQIPDDQAENISTVGQAISYIEEAKK; from the coding sequence ATGTCAGACATTGCATCAAGAGTAAAAGCGATTATAGTAGACAAATTAGGTGTTGACGAAAACGAAGTTGTTTCGGAAGCGAGCTTCACAAACGATCTAGGAGCCGATTCACTAGATACGGTAGAGCTTATTATGGAGTTTGAAAAAGAATTCGATATTCAAATCCCAGACGATCAGGCTGAAAACATCTCTACTGTTGGTCAGGCTATTTCTTACATAGAAGAAGCAAAAAAATAA
- the purN gene encoding phosphoribosylglycinamide formyltransferase, with the protein MKKIIVFASGSGSNAAQTMQYAQQSKHYTVAAVFTNNPNAGVLQKAQNYQVPTTVFNREELTNGTVLQALNTIQPNLIVLAGFLLKFPSSIIAAYNQKVINIHPALLPKYGGKGMYGMHVHRAVLENNDTESGITIHYVNENYDEGNIILQATVNVADCTTAEAIAEKVLTLEHEHLPKTITALLSDN; encoded by the coding sequence ATGAAAAAAATAATCGTCTTTGCATCGGGTAGTGGCTCCAACGCAGCACAAACAATGCAGTATGCCCAGCAAAGCAAGCACTATACCGTAGCAGCCGTATTTACTAACAACCCCAACGCTGGCGTACTACAAAAAGCACAAAACTACCAAGTACCCACCACCGTTTTTAACCGCGAGGAGCTTACCAACGGCACCGTACTGCAAGCCCTAAATACCATACAACCCAACCTTATAGTATTGGCTGGTTTTTTATTAAAATTCCCGAGCAGTATTATTGCAGCATATAACCAAAAAGTAATTAACATACACCCTGCCCTATTACCCAAATACGGTGGTAAAGGCATGTATGGCATGCATGTACACCGCGCCGTACTGGAAAATAACGACACCGAAAGCGGTATTACCATACATTACGTGAACGAAAATTACGACGAGGGCAACATAATACTACAGGCAACCGTTAACGTAGCAGACTGTACAACTGCCGAAGCCATAGCCGAGAAAGTACTAACTTTAGAGCACGAGCATTTGCCGAAAACCATAACAGCATTGCTTTCGGATAATTAG
- the rnhA gene encoding ribonuclease HI produces MNHTVHIYTDGAAKGNPGNGGYGIVMELVGQPYRKEFYEGFRRTTNNRMELLAVIVGLEKLKNPNTSVLVVSDSKYVVDAVTKGWVFNWEKKGFKDKKNPDLWKRFLKVYRKHKVDFKWIKGHNNHPQNERCDELAVMAATQPNLNIDAYYENEGEKLL; encoded by the coding sequence ATGAACCATACCGTACACATATACACCGATGGCGCAGCCAAAGGCAACCCAGGCAACGGAGGGTATGGCATTGTTATGGAACTGGTGGGGCAACCCTACCGTAAAGAGTTTTACGAGGGGTTTAGGCGTACCACCAACAACCGTATGGAACTGCTTGCCGTAATAGTAGGGCTAGAAAAACTAAAAAACCCCAATACAAGCGTACTTGTGGTAAGCGACAGTAAGTATGTAGTAGATGCCGTTACCAAAGGCTGGGTTTTTAACTGGGAAAAAAAAGGTTTTAAAGACAAAAAGAATCCCGATTTATGGAAACGCTTTTTAAAAGTGTACCGAAAGCATAAAGTAGATTTTAAATGGATAAAAGGGCACAACAACCACCCGCAAAACGAACGTTGCGATGAACTTGCCGTAATGGCTGCCACACAACCCAACCTTAACATAGATGCCTACTACGAAAACGAAGGGGAGAAATTACTGTAA
- a CDS encoding Bax inhibitor-1/YccA family protein, translated as MKLKSSNPLLKNDRFTKSGTATAYDPDGRPLEIIDFNNTMTVQGAINKSILLLVLLVASAVFTVGIVYTGTVGVYPLAIGGIIAALILMLIGGRKPEYLPYIAPGFAVFEGVFVGAISAIFELMYPGIVLQAVAGTFVTALVCFLLYRFRIVKVTEQFKSVVIAATLAIGTYYLISIGLSLFTGIRLFHHDNSLMSIGFSVFVIVIAALNLFLDFDLMEEGAKRRLPKNMEWYGAMGLIATLVWLYIEFLRLLSKLQD; from the coding sequence ATGAAATTAAAATCAAGTAATCCATTACTAAAAAACGACCGCTTTACAAAATCGGGAACTGCAACAGCATACGACCCCGATGGCAGACCGTTGGAAATTATTGACTTTAATAATACCATGACGGTGCAGGGTGCTATAAACAAAAGTATACTACTACTAGTATTACTTGTTGCTAGTGCTGTTTTTACCGTAGGCATTGTTTACACGGGTACCGTAGGCGTATACCCCTTAGCCATTGGTGGTATAATAGCTGCCCTTATACTAATGCTAATTGGTGGCAGAAAGCCCGAATACCTCCCCTACATAGCACCAGGCTTTGCCGTTTTTGAAGGCGTTTTTGTGGGAGCAATTTCTGCCATATTCGAGCTTATGTACCCCGGTATTGTACTACAAGCCGTGGCAGGTACATTTGTTACTGCCTTAGTGTGCTTTTTACTATACCGTTTTAGAATAGTAAAGGTAACCGAACAATTTAAATCGGTAGTAATAGCAGCAACACTAGCCATAGGTACGTATTACTTAATATCCATAGGATTATCGTTATTTACAGGCATAAGGCTATTCCACCACGATAACTCTTTAATGAGCATTGGTTTTAGCGTATTTGTAATTGTAATTGCTGCCCTAAACCTATTTTTAGATTTTGATTTGATGGAGGAAGGTGCAAAACGCAGATTACCTAAAAACATGGAATGGTATGGCGCTATGGGGTTAATAGCCACATTAGTATGGCTGTACATTGAGTTTTTACGATTATTATCGAAATTGCAAGACTAA
- the dinB gene encoding DNA polymerase IV yields METQLPQRKIIHIDMDAFYASVEQKDNPELKGKAIAVGGGSARGVVAAASYEARKFGVRSAISGYLAQKRCPELIFVKPRFERYREISQQIRAVFLEYTDLVEPLSLDEAYLDVTQNKKGNPSATMIAQEIRQRIFEVTGLTASAGISINKFIAKVASDYNKPNGQKTVTPDEVLPFLEDLGINKFHGVGKVTTQKMYQLGIFTGADLKTKTEEFLVQHFGKAGRHYYNVVRGIHNSEVKPNRIPKSVGTEHTFTENLVSEIFIEEQLKTTAEQLEGRLKKKKISGKTVTLKIKYSDFTQQTRSKTLPYFINDKHLMFETVKELLYQERLKESVRLLGISLSNLNTDTTKGEQKAVAVQLQFDF; encoded by the coding sequence ATGGAAACCCAGTTGCCCCAACGCAAAATAATTCATATAGATATGGATGCCTTTTATGCCTCGGTAGAGCAAAAGGATAACCCCGAGCTAAAGGGCAAGGCCATTGCTGTAGGCGGAGGGTCTGCCCGAGGGGTGGTAGCTGCTGCCAGTTACGAGGCGCGTAAGTTTGGGGTGCGTAGTGCCATTAGCGGATATCTTGCCCAAAAACGTTGTCCCGAGCTGATATTTGTGAAGCCTCGATTTGAGCGGTATCGTGAAATATCGCAACAAATTCGTGCTGTTTTTTTAGAGTATACGGATTTGGTTGAGCCCTTATCGTTAGATGAAGCCTACTTGGATGTTACCCAGAACAAAAAGGGCAACCCCAGTGCCACCATGATAGCGCAGGAGATACGGCAGCGTATTTTTGAGGTTACAGGGTTAACGGCATCGGCAGGCATATCTATTAATAAATTTATTGCTAAGGTAGCGAGTGATTACAACAAGCCTAACGGACAAAAAACGGTGACCCCTGATGAGGTACTGCCATTTTTAGAGGATTTGGGTATCAATAAATTTCATGGGGTGGGTAAGGTTACTACGCAAAAAATGTATCAGTTGGGTATTTTTACGGGTGCCGATTTAAAAACAAAAACGGAGGAGTTTTTAGTACAGCATTTTGGTAAAGCAGGTAGGCATTACTACAATGTGGTACGGGGCATACACAATAGTGAGGTAAAACCGAACCGAATACCTAAAAGCGTAGGTACAGAGCATACGTTTACCGAAAATTTGGTATCGGAAATATTTATTGAGGAGCAACTAAAAACGACCGCCGAACAATTGGAAGGCAGGCTTAAAAAGAAAAAAATTAGTGGTAAAACGGTAACCCTTAAAATAAAGTATAGCGATTTTACGCAGCAAACCCGCAGTAAAACACTCCCGTATTTTATTAACGATAAGCACCTGATGTTTGAAACGGTTAAGGAGTTGTTGTACCAGGAGCGGTTAAAAGAGTCGGTGCGGTTGTTGGGCATATCGCTCTCCAACCTTAATACCGATACTACTAAAGGCGAGCAAAAGGCGGTAGCGGTACAATTACAGTTTGATTTTTAG
- a CDS encoding septal ring lytic transglycosylase RlpA family protein has translation MVKRILLLFVTATLLLSCSSSKGISTSRSYKMHTKKAVASYYGNKFNGRKTASGERFSNKKYTAAHKKLPFGTKVRVTNKANGKSVIVTINDRGPFVKGRHIDLSKRAFMDITDNKKHGLLKVTIEVAK, from the coding sequence ATGGTAAAACGCATCCTACTCCTATTTGTAACGGCAACGTTACTATTATCCTGTTCATCATCTAAAGGAATAAGCACATCGCGCTCCTATAAAATGCACACTAAAAAAGCCGTAGCATCGTACTACGGTAATAAGTTTAACGGACGCAAAACCGCAAGCGGCGAACGCTTTAGCAACAAAAAATACACGGCTGCACACAAAAAGTTACCCTTTGGTACAAAAGTGCGTGTTACCAATAAGGCAAACGGAAAATCGGTAATTGTAACTATAAACGATAGAGGACCGTTTGTTAAAGGACGCCATATTGACCTCTCTAAACGGGCATTTATGGATATTACCGATAATAAAAAGCATGGGCTACTTAAGGTAACCATAGAGGTTGCCAAGTAG